One stretch of Excalfactoria chinensis isolate bCotChi1 chromosome 2, bCotChi1.hap2, whole genome shotgun sequence DNA includes these proteins:
- the BAMBI gene encoding BMP and activin membrane-bound inhibitor homolog translates to MDRHSSYIFIWLQLELCAMAVLLTRGEIRCYCDAAHCVATGYMCKSELSACFSRLLDPQNTHSPLTHGCLDSIASTADICQTKQAQNHSGTTVSTLECCHEDMCNYRGLHDVLSPSKGETSGQGSRYQHDSKNLITKVQELTSSKELWFRAAVIAVPIAGGLILVLLIMLALRMLRSENKRLQDQRQQMLSRLHYSFHGHHSKKGQVAKLDLECMVPVTGHENCCMTCDKMRHSDLSNDKILSLVHWGMYSGHGKLEFV, encoded by the exons ATGGATCGCCATTCCAGCTACATCTTCATCTGGCTGCAACTGGAGCTGTGCGCCATGGCCGTCCTGCTCACCAGAG GTGAAATCAGATGCTACTGTGACGCCGCACACTGTGTTGCGACTGGCTACATGTGCAAATCTGAGCTTAGCGCCTGCTTCTCCAGACTGCTTGATCCTCAGAATACACATTCCCCACTTACTCATGGCTGCTTGGACTCTATTGCAAGCACAGCTGATATCTGCCAAACTAAACAGGCACAAAACCACTCTGGCACCACCGTGTCCACGTTGGAGTGCTGTCATGAAGATATGTGCAATTACAGAGGACTACATGATGTTTTGTCTCCTTCCAAGGGTGAGACTTCAG GACAAGGGAGCAGATATCAACATGACAGCAAGAATCTTATCACCAAGGTACAGGAACTGACCTCTTCGAAAGAATTATGGTTCAGGGCAGCTGTAATAGCTGTTCCTATAGCTGGTGGGCTAATCTTGGTGCTCCTTATCATGCTGGCCTTGCGGATGCTCAGGAGTGAAAATAAGAGACTGCAAGATCAACGGCAGCAAATGCTCTCCCGTTTGCACTATAGTTTTCATGGACATCATTCGAAGAAAGGACAGGTGGCAAAATTGGACTTGGAATGCATGGTGCCTGTAACTGGTCACGAGAACTGCTGCATGACCTGTGACAAAATGAGACATTCGGACCTCAGCAATGATAAGATCCTATCGCTGGTCCACTGGGGAATGTACAGTGGACACGGGAAGCTGGAATTTGTATGa